A genomic segment from Microbulbifer elongatus encodes:
- a CDS encoding ExbD/TolR family protein, with amino-acid sequence MSRRRGKAVEEEKADIDLTPMLDVVFIMLIFFIVTASFVKEKALDVNVPDPDQQVETPPDPDKQNILISVNSADEIWMGPTRIDSRAVRARIAQLYAENPQAIVIIRAHNKSSADTYVTIADAAKEVNPNIQVSLVPYED; translated from the coding sequence ATGAGTAGACGACGCGGTAAGGCCGTAGAAGAAGAAAAAGCGGACATCGACCTGACGCCCATGTTGGACGTCGTATTCATCATGCTGATCTTCTTTATCGTGACGGCATCCTTCGTAAAAGAGAAGGCGCTGGACGTGAACGTCCCGGATCCGGATCAGCAGGTGGAAACGCCGCCGGATCCCGACAAGCAAAACATTCTGATCAGCGTCAACTCCGCTGACGAGATCTGGATGGGTCCGACCCGTATTGACAGCCGCGCCGTACGTGCCCGTATTGCCCAGCTATACGCGGAAAACCCCCAGGCCATCGTGATCATCCGTGCGCACAACAAGTCCAGTGCCGACACCTATGTGACGATCGCCGACGCGGCCAAAGAGGTGAATCCGAACATTCAGGTTTCCCTTGTACCTTACGAAGACTGA
- a CDS encoding tryptophan 2,3-dioxygenase yields MTVTYSSYLKVDELLKCQQPLSEGPEHDELLFIVIHQSYELWFKQLLHELDFLVRLFNAGERNRALHTLKRVDAIYRTLIQQVDILETLTPLEFNSFRDRLSTASGFQSYQFRELEFLFGAKDARKLDNYPPGSDHYQRLQKRMEAPTLWDAFLQFLAHEGHDIPQSELTRDFSQVAEPSSAVQKVLIDVYRNDPLVSEICEALVDIDTSLQQWRYRHVKMVERTIGSKVGTGGSSGVGYLQSTLFKPVFPDLWAIRAEF; encoded by the coding sequence ATGACAGTGACATACAGCTCTTACCTCAAAGTCGACGAGTTGCTGAAGTGCCAGCAGCCACTTTCCGAGGGCCCGGAACACGACGAGCTTCTGTTTATTGTGATCCACCAGAGCTACGAACTGTGGTTCAAACAGCTACTGCATGAACTGGACTTTCTGGTGCGACTGTTCAACGCGGGAGAGCGCAATCGCGCTCTGCACACCCTGAAACGGGTCGATGCGATCTATCGTACCCTGATTCAGCAGGTCGACATCCTGGAAACCCTTACTCCACTGGAGTTCAACTCCTTCCGCGATCGCCTGTCCACCGCCAGTGGCTTCCAGTCCTACCAGTTTCGCGAACTGGAATTCCTCTTTGGCGCCAAAGATGCACGCAAACTGGACAACTATCCGCCCGGCTCCGATCACTACCAACGTCTGCAAAAGCGCATGGAAGCCCCAACCCTGTGGGACGCCTTCCTGCAGTTCCTCGCCCACGAAGGCCATGATATACCGCAGTCGGAGCTGACCCGGGATTTCAGCCAGGTGGCAGAGCCCTCTAGTGCCGTGCAGAAGGTATTGATCGATGTGTACCGAAACGACCCATTGGTCAGTGAGATCTGCGAGGCACTGGTCGACATCGACACCTCCCTGCAGCAGTGGCGCTACCGGCACGTGAAAATGGTGGAACGCACCATCGGCAGCAAGGTGGGCACCGGTGGATCCAGCGGTGTAGGCTACCTGCAGAGCACCCTGTTCAAACCGGTTTTTCCCGACCTGTGGGCGATTCGGGCGGAATTCTGA
- a CDS encoding efflux RND transporter permease subunit, which yields MRLLEGAVDRFRSSLSLMVLIVIMGIAARGAMTVESSPEVNPPIVIVQVMHEGISPEDGVRLLIRPLEQEIRALEGVEEVMATARESLVYLVIEFDSALDIDAAVDEVRNAVDRAKAELPRDAEEPIVEEASAQPFPAIVVTLAGEGASERELLRSAQTLKRKIENVSEVLSADISGNREEVVEAIIDPVRLEHYQITSGELINAVLGNNLLIPAGEMDVSKGRFSVKVPGLIETAGDVYQIPLKQSDNGVVTLGQVTDIRRTFKDATSYTSVNGRQGLSINVEKRTGASAVDLADKVRAVVNAERDYLPRGVEVDFVFDQSDWARDMVSEMEGNILTAMLLVMIIVVSALGFRSGLLVGLGIPFSLLFGSIITWFLGYSFNFMVMFGMLLALGMLIDGSIVITEFADRKMAEGLSARAAYSIAVRRMFWPVVASTGTTLAAFLPIIFWPGVVGDFMRYLPVTVFAVLAGSLVYALFFAPVLGSVFGKGAMDLPTQQYLKQLENGNPAELSGITGLYARTLAPVVRHPLISFGSTIVVLIAIFIAFGKFNPGVEFFTETEEQYGNVEVRAQGNLSLEEKRALVTQVEAAVMEVPEVRVVYTAIGSGGISGNQEKAPDQIANLLVELHATEMRERKSREIFADIRERTAHFAGIKTSAKAFEGGPPVGKDIVLELRSRDYDRLLAETWRLHRALESDFEGVRDIVNTAPLPGIEWEVNVDRAKAALYGADLTGVGRAVQLVTNGVLMAEYRPDDSDEEVDIRIRYPDYARGITALDALKVNTPGGAVPVSSFVSTVAGPKVDKIERIDGITRMQVKADVKDGVLADDKVREIRQWLEKHPLDDRVELLYRGADEEQSESLVFLQVAFSLSLFLMFILLVTQFNSFYQSALILSSVIMSTAGVMLGLTITQSTFSVIMTGVGIVALAGIVVNNNIVLIDTYNHVRKSEPELGAGAAAVKAAAQRLRPVFLTTATTILGLLPLALGVSVDMVGRDVVVNGVIASFWVKLASAIVYGLSFSTLLTLIVTPVMLALPSALKVLIQGLHRRVLAGA from the coding sequence ATGAGACTGTTGGAAGGAGCTGTTGATCGCTTTCGCAGCAGCCTCAGCCTGATGGTTCTGATCGTTATTATGGGAATCGCCGCGCGCGGCGCCATGACGGTGGAATCCAGCCCCGAGGTGAACCCGCCCATCGTCATCGTTCAGGTGATGCACGAGGGAATCTCCCCGGAAGACGGGGTGCGCCTGCTGATTCGTCCTCTGGAGCAGGAGATCCGAGCACTCGAGGGGGTGGAGGAGGTGATGGCCACCGCCCGGGAATCTCTGGTGTACCTGGTAATCGAGTTCGACTCTGCGCTGGATATCGACGCGGCGGTGGACGAAGTGCGCAATGCGGTAGATCGGGCCAAGGCTGAACTGCCGCGGGATGCTGAAGAGCCCATCGTGGAGGAGGCCTCCGCGCAACCTTTCCCGGCGATTGTTGTTACCCTCGCCGGCGAGGGTGCGAGTGAGCGGGAACTGCTGCGCAGCGCACAGACACTCAAACGCAAAATCGAAAATGTCAGTGAAGTACTGAGCGCGGATATCAGTGGGAACCGGGAGGAAGTGGTCGAGGCCATTATTGATCCGGTGCGGCTCGAGCACTACCAGATTACCAGTGGCGAACTGATCAATGCGGTTTTGGGGAACAATCTGCTGATTCCCGCCGGCGAAATGGACGTGAGCAAGGGCCGTTTTTCGGTGAAGGTGCCCGGGCTGATCGAGACTGCCGGTGATGTCTACCAGATACCGCTCAAGCAATCCGACAATGGTGTGGTCACCCTCGGCCAGGTGACGGACATCCGACGCACCTTCAAGGACGCGACCAGTTATACCAGTGTAAATGGCAGGCAGGGGCTTTCCATTAATGTAGAAAAGCGCACCGGAGCCAGTGCTGTCGACCTGGCCGACAAGGTGCGCGCGGTGGTCAACGCAGAGCGCGATTACCTGCCGCGGGGTGTCGAAGTGGATTTCGTGTTCGATCAGTCGGACTGGGCGCGGGACATGGTCAGCGAAATGGAGGGCAATATTCTCACCGCGATGCTGCTGGTGATGATCATTGTGGTATCCGCCCTGGGGTTCCGCTCCGGGCTGCTGGTTGGGCTTGGCATCCCCTTTTCCCTGTTGTTCGGATCCATCATTACCTGGTTTCTCGGCTACTCATTCAACTTCATGGTGATGTTCGGCATGCTGCTGGCGCTGGGGATGCTGATTGATGGCTCCATCGTGATTACCGAGTTTGCGGATCGCAAAATGGCGGAAGGGTTGAGCGCCCGCGCGGCATACTCGATCGCGGTCCGGCGTATGTTCTGGCCGGTCGTTGCATCCACGGGCACCACCCTTGCCGCTTTCCTGCCTATCATATTCTGGCCCGGGGTAGTGGGTGACTTCATGCGCTACTTACCGGTAACCGTATTTGCGGTACTGGCAGGCTCGCTGGTTTACGCCCTGTTTTTTGCGCCGGTACTGGGCTCGGTATTTGGCAAAGGTGCTATGGACCTGCCGACGCAGCAGTATCTCAAGCAGCTGGAAAATGGTAACCCAGCCGAGTTGAGCGGGATCACCGGGCTCTATGCCCGCACCCTGGCGCCTGTGGTACGCCACCCTCTGATCTCCTTTGGCAGCACCATAGTCGTGCTGATCGCCATCTTCATCGCATTCGGCAAGTTCAATCCCGGGGTCGAATTCTTCACCGAAACAGAAGAGCAGTACGGCAATGTAGAAGTGCGTGCGCAGGGCAATCTTTCACTGGAAGAAAAGCGTGCGTTGGTCACCCAGGTGGAAGCCGCGGTGATGGAAGTGCCAGAGGTGCGGGTGGTATATACCGCAATCGGCTCCGGGGGGATCTCGGGCAACCAGGAAAAGGCGCCGGATCAGATTGCCAATCTTCTGGTGGAGCTTCACGCTACCGAAATGCGTGAGCGAAAAAGTCGGGAGATATTTGCGGACATACGTGAACGCACCGCCCATTTTGCCGGGATCAAGACCAGCGCAAAGGCATTCGAGGGAGGGCCGCCGGTCGGTAAAGATATCGTGCTGGAGTTGCGTAGTCGTGACTACGACCGTCTGCTCGCCGAAACCTGGCGTCTGCACCGGGCGCTGGAGAGTGATTTTGAGGGGGTGCGCGATATTGTGAACACGGCGCCATTGCCCGGTATCGAGTGGGAGGTCAACGTTGATCGCGCGAAAGCGGCTCTGTATGGCGCTGACCTCACCGGTGTGGGGCGAGCGGTTCAGCTGGTGACGAACGGCGTACTAATGGCAGAGTATCGTCCGGACGATTCCGATGAGGAAGTGGATATCCGCATCCGGTACCCCGACTACGCCCGCGGAATCACCGCGCTGGACGCACTGAAAGTGAACACGCCAGGGGGCGCTGTACCGGTCAGTAGCTTTGTGTCTACTGTCGCCGGCCCCAAGGTGGATAAGATCGAGCGTATTGATGGCATTACCCGCATGCAGGTCAAGGCAGATGTAAAAGACGGGGTCCTGGCCGATGATAAGGTACGAGAGATCCGGCAATGGCTGGAAAAGCATCCGCTGGATGATCGTGTAGAGCTGCTGTACCGTGGCGCAGACGAAGAGCAGAGCGAGTCACTGGTCTTTTTACAGGTCGCCTTCTCGCTGTCGCTATTTCTGATGTTTATCCTGCTGGTTACCCAGTTCAACAGCTTCTACCAGTCGGCCTTGATCCTCTCGTCGGTAATCATGTCTACCGCCGGGGTAATGCTTGGCCTGACCATCACCCAGAGCACCTTTAGTGTGATTATGACCGGGGTCGGGATTGTGGCGCTGGCGGGCATTGTGGTGAACAACAACATTGTCCTGATTGATACCTACAACCACGTGCGTAAATCCGAGCCGGAACTGGGGGCCGGTGCCGCAGCGGTGAAGGCCGCGGCTCAACGGTTGCGACCGGTCTTTCTCACCACCGCGACAACCATACTCGGTCTGTTGCCGCTGGCTCTGGGGGTGAGTGTGGATATGGTCGGTAGGGATGTGGTGGTCAATGGTGTCATTGCTTCTTTCTGGGTGAAGCTGGCCAGTGCCATCGTGTACGGACTGAGCTTTTCCACTCTGCTGACCCTGATCGTAACGCCGGTGATGCTGGCGCTACCGTCGGCCTTGAAGGTGCTGATTCAGGGGTTACACAGGCGGGTCCTGGCTGGCGCCTAG
- a CDS encoding enoyl-CoA hydratase: MPSPLQSPCAEIDAQLIDRVLEITINRPARKNALTQAMYSAMAELLNEAASNPQVRAVILTGAGGAFTSGNDLADFLGGSASSEESPVFQFMMALYQFPKPVIAAVSGVAVGIGTTLLLHCDLAIAEDEAVFQMPFVNLGLCPEYASSLILPRIMGQSKAAELLLLGNKFDAQTAASVNICNEVVFSGEALGRARAYAAELAKKAPEAVRLSKKLLRQGTYEAGLAAIREEARYFQERLQSEEFREAATAFMEKRPADFSRFE; the protein is encoded by the coding sequence ATGCCAAGCCCCTTACAGAGCCCCTGTGCCGAAATTGACGCCCAGTTGATTGATCGGGTGCTGGAGATCACCATCAACCGCCCGGCGCGTAAGAATGCGTTGACCCAGGCCATGTACTCGGCCATGGCGGAGCTGTTGAACGAGGCCGCGTCAAACCCCCAGGTGCGGGCCGTGATTCTCACCGGGGCCGGTGGTGCGTTTACCAGCGGTAACGATCTCGCCGATTTTCTCGGGGGCTCTGCCAGTAGTGAAGAATCTCCGGTATTCCAGTTTATGATGGCGCTGTATCAGTTTCCCAAGCCGGTCATCGCGGCGGTGAGCGGGGTGGCGGTGGGTATCGGTACCACACTGCTGCTGCACTGTGATCTGGCCATTGCCGAGGATGAGGCGGTGTTCCAGATGCCTTTTGTAAACCTCGGACTGTGCCCGGAATACGCTTCCAGTCTGATACTGCCGCGGATCATGGGGCAGTCGAAAGCCGCCGAACTTCTGCTGTTGGGGAACAAGTTTGACGCGCAAACCGCAGCCAGCGTGAATATCTGCAACGAAGTTGTGTTTTCCGGGGAGGCCCTGGGCCGCGCCAGAGCGTACGCGGCGGAGCTGGCGAAAAAAGCACCGGAAGCCGTGCGGCTGAGTAAAAAACTTTTACGCCAGGGCACGTATGAAGCGGGCCTGGCTGCGATTCGTGAAGAGGCGCGATATTTCCAGGAGCGGTTGCAATCAGAAGAGTTTCGCGAGGCGGCCACGGCTTTTATGGAAAAACGTCCGGCGGACTTTTCCCGTTTCGAGTGA
- a CDS encoding methylglyoxal synthase, whose protein sequence is MNTIDKPIAARKRIALVAHDNRKQGLIAWCDKHRGVLEQHQLLGTGTTGTQIEASTGMPVEKLFSGPMGGDQQLGAKICQGDVDILIFFWDPFEPMPHDPDVKALLRIAAVWNIPVACNASSADMMIHSTLMSQSFAREVPDYQGYLAARTGEITV, encoded by the coding sequence ATGAACACAATCGACAAGCCGATCGCTGCGCGCAAACGCATAGCACTGGTTGCCCACGACAATCGCAAGCAGGGGTTGATCGCCTGGTGTGACAAGCACCGGGGGGTGCTGGAACAGCACCAGCTGCTCGGCACCGGTACCACCGGCACCCAGATCGAAGCATCCACCGGCATGCCCGTGGAAAAACTGTTCAGTGGCCCGATGGGAGGGGATCAGCAATTGGGCGCCAAGATCTGTCAGGGGGACGTGGATATCCTGATTTTCTTCTGGGACCCTTTTGAGCCCATGCCCCATGACCCGGACGTAAAGGCCCTGTTGCGGATTGCCGCAGTATGGAATATCCCGGTGGCCTGTAACGCCAGCAGCGCGGATATGATGATTCACTCCACTCTGATGTCGCAGAGTTTTGCCCGTGAAGTACCTGACTATCAGGGCTATCTGGCCGCCAGAACCGGTGAAATCACTGTTTAA